The Stackebrandtia nassauensis DSM 44728 genome includes the window GACGAGGTGCGCTGGCTGATGGGCTTCAACCGCGACGTCATCCATCGGCGCCGCGACGAGCTCAACGCCATGGGGGTGCGGATCCGGTGGGCGGGGCGGCGTCCGAAGCTGTGGCGCAGCGTGATCAAGGAGCTGGAGATCGCGCAGGAGATGTCCAAGCACAACGACAAGATCACGCTGCAGTTCTGCGTCAACTACGGCGGCCGGGCCGAGATCTCCGACGCCGCCGCCGCGATCGCGCGCGACGCGGCGGCCGGGAAACTCAACCCCGACAAGGTCTCGGAGAAGACCGTCGCCAAGTACCTGTACAACCCCGATCTGCCCGATGTGGACCTTTTCCTGCGGCCCTCGGGGGAGCAGCGCACCTCCAACTTCCTGCCCTGGCAGGCCACCTACGCCGAACTGGTGTTCCAGGACGTGCTGTGGCCCGACTTCGACCGTCGTCACCTGTGGCACGCCTGCGAGGTGTACGCCTCCCGGGACCGCCGCTACGGTGGCGCGATCCCCAACCCGGTGGTCACCTGAGCCGAAAACTGTCGGGAAGTTGACCGTCGGCGACCAATCCTTGACACAGCGTCGTAGTCTCCTGGCCGACACCCGGAAAACCCGGGTGAGCGATACCAGGAGGTTTTCATGCTGCGACGAAAACTGCCCGCCGGTCTGGTGACCGGATTCGCCGCCGCGTCCCTCGTGTTGGCCTCGGCAGGGGTTGCCAGCGCCGACGAGGGCGACGGAGCGGTGTGCGAGACGCAGGAAGTGGTCGTCAAGGGCAGAAGCGTTCCGGTGATGCTGGAACCGTCGGTGGACGCTCCCAGGCTGTACACCGCTTCCAAGGGGGAGTTCCACAAGTGCAGTGCCGTCAAGGTCGGCGGCGAGCACAACGAGTGCGGGGCGAGCAAGAGCAATGTGTGGGTGATCCTCACCGACTACAAACGGTTCGACACCTACATTCCCAGCCACTGTGTGGCCGACGTGTTCCGTTAGCGACGCGCGGGGCGGGGTCCGCGACGGAGCCCGCCCCGCGAGCCCTCAGGTCCACTGGGTGGTGACGTAACGCGCCTTGTAGATCTCGGCGCCCTTGCGGGTCACCTTCTGGGTCTTGCCGTCCTTGTAGAAGTACACCGAGTCGCCCGCCCACGGACGCGGCCCGGCGTTGTCCTCCACGGTGTACATGGCCTCCCCGTTGGGAAGCCGGGTGTAGGACTTGATCTTGCGGGTCCGGGAGATGGTCTTGATCGCGCGGGTGGCGCGGTCGACGGTGTAGACGCCGTCGGAGTCGGTGACGGTGATCTGCGCCGGGTTCTGGAAGTTCGGCTGCACGTCGTGCCCGTTGTACGGCAGCTTCACGGTCTTGCCGACCTGCTTGAGTCGCAGGTTGTAGCCGGAACCGGTGACCTGATAGGACCGCAGCTCGTACGCGCCCGCCGCCCACAGCAGGTTGTGCTTGCGGTCCCACAGCACCTCGTGGGCCTTGGCGAACTTGATGTCCTGCACCTTCTTCAGCGTCGCCGGGTCGCTGTTCTTGGGGGCGAAGACGTGCAGACCGTATCGGGAACCGGTGGCCACGACGGCCAGCGAGTCGGGGATCCGTTCCACACTGTGCGGATAGGTGTCCACACGGGCCGACCAGATGACGTCGTCCAGATTGGCGTCGCGTTTCTTGGCCGGGTCGTACTTGACCATCGCGACCCGTCCGGCCTTCTTGCTGGCGCCGCTGGCGGTCAGCGCGACATCGCCGAAGCGTTTGGTGGCACGGAACCGGACCTCGTACAGATCGCCCCAGCCGTTGGCGCGTCCCGGGGTGAAGCTCCACTTGCGTTTGTTCTGGCCGAGGAGTTCCTCGCGGTTGAACACGAGGACCTGGTTGTTTGTCTGCTCGGTGATGGCGATCTGGATCGGGGCCGCGTCGGCCCACACCGATTGGGTGGCCCACAGGCCGGTGGGCACGACCACGGCCGCGCCCGCGATTCCACCTAGGAGAGTACGCCGCTTCATTTGTGGCCTTTCGGACATAAGGGTCTTTGGCAGTTTCTTAGTGCGCCAACAGATATAGGCGAACCGTCTACACTGACGCCATATTCGCCGCGAGAGGTTGACGTGGGATTCGCGCTGGTCAGGTCAGAAAACGGTGCGAAACGTCCCGAACCAGACGCTCATGGCGACGACTGTGACGCAGAACACCATCGTGGCGGCGATCAGGACCCAGTCCCGGGCCCGCACGGTCTGCGGACGCGCGCTGGTGCGCGGCGTCCCGGAGTCGAAGCCGCGGGCGTCCATGGCGGTGGCCAGCCGGATGCCGCGCCGGATCGCGGCCACCAGCAGCGCGAAGGTCGCCGAGGCGAACAGCCGCAGCCGTTTCCACGGGTTCCAGTTCGCGTCGACGCCCCGGGCCCGGCGGGCCATCGTGATCAGCCGCCACTCCTCGCCCAGCAGCGGCAGCAGTCGCAGCGCGGCCAGTGCCCCGATCGCGAACCGTGGCGACACCCGCAGCTGCTGCACCAGCGAGTCGGCCAAGTCGGTGGGGTCGGTGGCGGCCAGCGCCAGGATCCCGGGGATCGCGATGGCCAGCACCCGCAGGCCCAGCGCGAACCCGGTCTCGACGCTGGTCTCGGTCACGTGCACCGGCCCGACGTCGAGGTAGACCTCGCCGCCGGGCTTGGCGTACATGGCGTTGACGAGGACGACGGCGCCCGCCCCGAACAGCAGCAGCCGGGCCCGGCCGAGGAACCGTCCCACGTGGATTCCCGAGACGGTCAGCGCGGCCAGTTCGACGGCCAGCATCAGCGCCGGGGTGACGGGATCGGTCACCAGCACCAGCATCGCGGTGATGACGAGGACCGGCGCGAGTTTCGCGACCGGGTTGAACCGTGAGATCGCGGCGGTCGGGGGCGCCAGCGGCGCGGCGGTGATCACGTCAGCCGTCCCGCCGCGAGGTGCACGACGCGGTCGGCCGCGCAGGCCACGACGTGCGGATCGTGGGTGACGGCGACGATTCCGGCGCCCTCGTCGCGCTGTTCGACGAGCAGGTCGACCAGTTCGTCCCAGGTGCGGCGGTCCTGGCCGAAGGTGGGTTCGTCCATGATGAGCAGTCGGGGGGCGTTGGCCAGGGCCGTGGCCACCGACAGCCGCCGAGCCTCCCCGCCCGACAGCGTGAACGGGTTGGCCTGCGCCAGATGTTTGAGCCGCAACCGTTCCAGCAGTTCCTCGACCCGTGATCGCACGGCGGCCTCGGTCAGTTTCGCCGCCCGTGGCCCCATCGCGAGCTCGTCGAACACCGTCGAGGCGACGAACTGGTGCTCGGGGTTCTGGAACACCGAGCCGATCCGCCGCGACAGCACCTTGGCCCGCCACTTGTGCGGCGGCTTGGACGTGGGGCTGTCGCTTGTCAGCGCGTCCGTCGCCAGCACCCGGCCGGACGTCGGCGCCGTCAAGCCGCCCAGGGCCATCGCCAGTGTCGACTTCCCCGATCCGTTGTCGCCCAGCACCGCCGTGATCTGTCCCGCGTGGACGGCCAGGTCCACTCCGTCCACCGCCGGACGCACAGCGTCCGGGTACGCGATGCCCAGGCCCTCGGCCGCGATCAGCGCCTCGCCGACGTTCGCGGCCCTGGCTCGGGGCACGGGGGAGTACCCCGGCACCCAGATGCCTTGCGCGTCAAGGAAGTCGCCGTGCCGTCGGCACACCTCGTCCGGGGCGCCGTCGGCCAGCACCCCGCCACCGGCGGCCAGCACCACGATCCGGTCCACCAGCGGCAGCGCCTCGGTCACCCGGTGCTCGACCAGGATCATGGTCGCGTCGGTGGAATCCAGGGCGTCGCGCAGCGCCGAGCGCACCGATGCCGCGCCACCCGGGTCCAGGTTCGCGGTGGGTTCGTCCAGCAGCAGCAGTCCCGGCCGCGACGCCAGCGCCCCGGCCAGCGCGAGCCGCTGCTGCTCGCCGCCCGACAGCGCCGTGGTGTCGCGGTCGCGGCCGTAACCGAAACCGACGGTGGCCAGTGCCGCGTCCACCCGGGGCCAGATCTCGGAACGGGGCACGCCCCGGTTCTCCAGCCCGAAGGCGACGTCGTCACCGGCGCGCTGCATCACCAGCTGGGTCTCGGGATCCTGGAACACGATCCCGACCCGGTCGCGGGACTCGGCGGCCGGGGCGCCGTCGATGCGCACCTCGCCGAGCTGTTCGCCGGAGTCGAGCGGCAGCAGTCCCGCCAGCGCGGCCAGCAGGGTGCTCTTCCCGGCTCCCGAGGCGCCCAGCAGCAGCACCCGTTCGCCGTGCGCGATGTGAAGGTCCACATCGCGCACGGCGAACGACGCGCGTCCGGCGTGGCGCCACGAGAAGCCGGAAAGGGCCACCTCGGCCATCAGACGGTGGTGCGCTTGCGTCCGGAGGGGAAGGAGTCGAGCACGCCGGTACCGGCCAGGGCCTTGGTCAGCAGCACCGAGCCCAGTCCGGCGATGACGGCGCAGGACGCGGCACCGCAGCCGATGTACGACAGTTTCCAGGCCAGAGTCCACATGGGATACGACACGAACACGTCCCAGCCGGTGGCCGCCGCGCCACCCAGCGCTCCCGAGGCCAGCGCCATCAGCGCGCCGTACCGGCGCCAGGCACCGGCGGCGAACACGACCTCGGCCCCCAGGCCCTCGAAGGCACCCTGCGCGATACCCATGGCGCCGTAGGGCGAGCCCATCAGCACCGACACCGCGGCGGCCACGGTCTCGGTGAACAGTCCGGCTCCGGCCTTGCGGATGATCAGCGAGGCCAGCACGGCGGGCACCAGCCACAGTCCGTAGATGACGGCCAGCGCCGGGGGAAAGAACACGAACACCTTGCCGAGGACGTCCCACAGTCCGTTGGCGAGTTGGAACACGACGCCGAAGGCGACGGCGAGCACGGCGGCGACGAGAATATCGACGGTTCGCCATTTATAAGCGGATGGGGCGTTCATCAGGACCTCCCAGTCGTGAAGCGGGCACGCACACTGCGGGGAGGGAATCGACTTCCTACGCCGGTGCTAACCGGGTCAGGTTCGAGGGTCTGCGGTGTTCCGCACTCTCAGCCCATTCGGGCTCCCCTGCCGTTGTGCCTGTGACCCTAACACCGGGGCCGGTGTTTCGAGATGGTGACGTTCGTCGATTCATGCACTGTTGACAATGATTATCAATAGCGGGCACTGTTGTACACATGCGAAAGCCCCTCCCGCGTCTAGCCGTCCTCAGCGTGGCCACCGCCCTGACCACCGCCACGCTGTCGGCGTGCGGATCCGCAGGTGCCCAGGGCTCCGGCGTCAACGTGGTCGCGTCCTTCTACCCGTTGCAGTTCGTCTCCGAGCAGGTCGGCGGCGAGCACGTCACCGTCACCAACCTGACCGCCGCCGGTGCCGAACCTCACGATCTCGAACTCAAACCCCGGCAGGTGGCCGACATCACCGACGCCCAGCTGGTCGTCTTCCTGAAGGGCTTCCAGCCCGCCGTCGACGACGCGGTCAAGGAGCAGGCCCCCGACACCTCGCTCGACGTGGCCAAGACGACCGAACTGACCAAGCCCGAGGAAGGCCACGAGGAGCACGCCGAGGAAGGCGACCACGAGCACGACCACGGCGACCTCGACCCGCACGTGTGGCTCGACCCCACCAAACTCGCCGAGATCGCCGACGGCGTCGCCGACCGGCTGGCCAAGGCCGACCCCGACCACGCCGAGGACTTCAAGGCGAACGCGAAGTCGCTGGGCGAGAAGCTCACCGACCTGGACTCCGAATACGACGACGGCCTGGCGAAGTGCGACAGCCGCGACCTCGTCACCTCGCACGCCGCCTTCGGTTACCTCGCCGCCCGCTACGACCTGCACCAGGTGGCGATGTCCGGCCTGACCCCGGAATCCGAGCCGGGTTCGGGGGCCATGAAGCAGATCATGGACTACGTCGAGGAACACGGCGTCACCACGATCTACTACGAGACCCTGGTCAGCCCCGACGTCGCCGAGACCATCGCCGACAAGACCGGCGCCAAGACCGCCGTGCTCGACCCCATCGAGGGTCTTCAGAAGGGCAGCGAGGACGACTACTTCTCCATCATGGAGTCGAACCTGTCCGCGCTGCGAGAGGGACTGGGATGTCAATGAACATCGTAGAAGTCGACAAGGCCGTCGTCGGCTACGCCGATCGGCGGGTACTGCACGGCGTCGACGTGACGGTCCAACCCGGCCAAGCCGTGGCGCTGTTGGGCGCCAACGGATCCGGCAAATCAACCCTGGTGCGCACCGCACTGGGGTTGGTGCCGTTGTCGGCCGGGAAGGTCACGCTGTTCGGCACCCCGCTCAAGGCCTTCAAGCAGTGGCGCCGCATCGGCTACGTGCCGCAGCGGCTGGGCGCCGGGGGCGGCGTCCCGGCCACCGTCGGCGAGGTCGTGGCCGCCGGACGCCTGGCCCGGCGCCGGATCCCGTGGCCTGCCAACGCCACCGACCGTCGCGTGGTCGCCGAGGCCATCGAGGCCGTCGGCCTTTCCGACCGGGTCAAGGACTCGGTGTCCACACTGTCGGGAGGCCAGCAGCAGCGGGTCCTCATCGCCCGCGCCCTGGCCACCGAACCCGAACTGCTGGTCATGGACGAACCCACCTCCGGCGTCGACGCCGCCAACACCGAACTGCTGGCCGAGTTGCTGGGGCAGCGCCTCGACGCCGGTGCCGCGATCCTGTTGGTGGCACACGAACTGGGCCCGCTGGCCCCGTTGATCGACCGCGCCGTGGTGCTGGGCGGCGGCCGGGTCGTCCACGACGGACCCGTGCCCGCCAACGGCGACACCGCCGGGGAACACTGCGAGACCCCGGTGCACCAGAACCTGTGGAGCGTGGCCTGATGGAGA containing:
- a CDS encoding ECF transporter S component; this translates as MNAPSAYKWRTVDILVAAVLAVAFGVVFQLANGLWDVLGKVFVFFPPALAVIYGLWLVPAVLASLIIRKAGAGLFTETVAAAVSVLMGSPYGAMGIAQGAFEGLGAEVVFAAGAWRRYGALMALASGALGGAAATGWDVFVSYPMWTLAWKLSYIGCGAASCAVIAGLGSVLLTKALAGTGVLDSFPSGRKRTTV
- a CDS encoding metal ABC transporter ATP-binding protein, whose amino-acid sequence is MSMNIVEVDKAVVGYADRRVLHGVDVTVQPGQAVALLGANGSGKSTLVRTALGLVPLSAGKVTLFGTPLKAFKQWRRIGYVPQRLGAGGGVPATVGEVVAAGRLARRRIPWPANATDRRVVAEAIEAVGLSDRVKDSVSTLSGGQQQRVLIARALATEPELLVMDEPTSGVDAANTELLAELLGQRLDAGAAILLVAHELGPLAPLIDRAVVLGGGRVVHDGPVPANGDTAGEHCETPVHQNLWSVA
- a CDS encoding isoprenyl transferase → MSRRQYSPPTPHPSGARPPAIPKDLIPKHVAVTMDGNGRWAKQRGLPRTDGHAAGEASLFDTIEGAIELGISTLSAYAFSTENWRRSPDEVRWLMGFNRDVIHRRRDELNAMGVRIRWAGRRPKLWRSVIKELEIAQEMSKHNDKITLQFCVNYGGRAEISDAAAAIARDAAAGKLNPDKVSEKTVAKYLYNPDLPDVDLFLRPSGEQRTSNFLPWQATYAELVFQDVLWPDFDRRHLWHACEVYASRDRRYGGAIPNPVVT
- a CDS encoding DUF6528 family protein is translated as MKRRTLLGGIAGAAVVVPTGLWATQSVWADAAPIQIAITEQTNNQVLVFNREELLGQNKRKWSFTPGRANGWGDLYEVRFRATKRFGDVALTASGASKKAGRVAMVKYDPAKKRDANLDDVIWSARVDTYPHSVERIPDSLAVVATGSRYGLHVFAPKNSDPATLKKVQDIKFAKAHEVLWDRKHNLLWAAGAYELRSYQVTGSGYNLRLKQVGKTVKLPYNGHDVQPNFQNPAQITVTDSDGVYTVDRATRAIKTISRTRKIKSYTRLPNGEAMYTVEDNAGPRPWAGDSVYFYKDGKTQKVTRKGAEIYKARYVTTQWT
- a CDS encoding metal ABC transporter substrate-binding protein, translated to MRKPLPRLAVLSVATALTTATLSACGSAGAQGSGVNVVASFYPLQFVSEQVGGEHVTVTNLTAAGAEPHDLELKPRQVADITDAQLVVFLKGFQPAVDDAVKEQAPDTSLDVAKTTELTKPEEGHEEHAEEGDHEHDHGDLDPHVWLDPTKLAEIADGVADRLAKADPDHAEDFKANAKSLGEKLTDLDSEYDDGLAKCDSRDLVTSHAAFGYLAARYDLHQVAMSGLTPESEPGSGAMKQIMDYVEEHGVTTIYYETLVSPDVAETIADKTGAKTAVLDPIEGLQKGSEDDYFSIMESNLSALREGLGCQ
- a CDS encoding ABC transporter ATP-binding protein, with product MAEVALSGFSWRHAGRASFAVRDVDLHIAHGERVLLLGASGAGKSTLLAALAGLLPLDSGEQLGEVRIDGAPAAESRDRVGIVFQDPETQLVMQRAGDDVAFGLENRGVPRSEIWPRVDAALATVGFGYGRDRDTTALSGGEQQRLALAGALASRPGLLLLDEPTANLDPGGAASVRSALRDALDSTDATMILVEHRVTEALPLVDRIVVLAAGGGVLADGAPDEVCRRHGDFLDAQGIWVPGYSPVPRARAANVGEALIAAEGLGIAYPDAVRPAVDGVDLAVHAGQITAVLGDNGSGKSTLAMALGGLTAPTSGRVLATDALTSDSPTSKPPHKWRAKVLSRRIGSVFQNPEHQFVASTVFDELAMGPRAAKLTEAAVRSRVEELLERLRLKHLAQANPFTLSGGEARRLSVATALANAPRLLIMDEPTFGQDRRTWDELVDLLVEQRDEGAGIVAVTHDPHVVACAADRVVHLAAGRLT
- a CDS encoding energy-coupling factor transporter transmembrane component T family protein — translated: MITAAPLAPPTAAISRFNPVAKLAPVLVITAMLVLVTDPVTPALMLAVELAALTVSGIHVGRFLGRARLLLFGAGAVVLVNAMYAKPGGEVYLDVGPVHVTETSVETGFALGLRVLAIAIPGILALAATDPTDLADSLVQQLRVSPRFAIGALAALRLLPLLGEEWRLITMARRARGVDANWNPWKRLRLFASATFALLVAAIRRGIRLATAMDARGFDSGTPRTSARPQTVRARDWVLIAATMVFCVTVVAMSVWFGTFRTVF